One genomic segment of Clostridium saccharoperbutylacetonicum N1-4(HMT) includes these proteins:
- a CDS encoding substrate-binding domain-containing protein: MKIILVKEIGRRVIMKTIMQDIAKLAGVSPGTVSNALNDRKGVGKETKSKIIKIAEELGYFRNHKKNEEKVVKLLLFKKHGYVVSDTQFFSALIDACEKECRESGYELLISQVIHGEHDKENVLKIINQGKIDGILLLATEMNDADFSYFEGLDTPIVVLDSYFELKSQDYIVINNISGAYRATKYFIDNGHKRIGMLGSSINISNFEYRHKGFKKAIEEAGLEFREEDDILLEPTLDGSYKDMKEYLEKNKGKELPTALFAFNDIIALGAMRAMQEKGISIPKDISIIGFDDIPFSSLSNPNMTTVKVYTEEMGSIAVRRLIDKINDEGENVPLKIEIDTKLIERSSVAKLIK; encoded by the coding sequence ATGAAAATAATATTAGTTAAAGAAATAGGTAGGAGAGTAATAATGAAAACTATAATGCAGGATATAGCTAAATTAGCTGGTGTTTCTCCAGGAACAGTATCAAATGCACTTAATGATAGAAAAGGTGTTGGGAAAGAAACTAAATCTAAAATTATTAAAATTGCAGAAGAATTAGGATATTTCCGCAATCATAAAAAGAATGAAGAAAAAGTAGTGAAATTACTTCTTTTTAAAAAGCACGGATATGTAGTATCTGATACACAATTTTTCTCGGCACTAATAGATGCGTGTGAGAAGGAATGCAGGGAAAGTGGATATGAATTATTAATATCTCAGGTTATTCATGGAGAACATGATAAAGAAAATGTCTTGAAAATTATAAATCAAGGTAAAATAGATGGAATATTGCTTTTAGCAACAGAAATGAATGATGCTGATTTCTCTTATTTTGAAGGTTTGGATACTCCAATTGTTGTGCTAGATAGTTATTTTGAACTTAAGAGTCAGGATTATATTGTGATTAATAATATTAGTGGAGCCTATAGAGCAACTAAATATTTTATTGATAATGGGCATAAAAGAATAGGTATGTTAGGAAGTTCAATAAATATCAGTAATTTTGAATATCGCCATAAAGGCTTTAAAAAAGCTATTGAAGAAGCTGGTTTAGAATTTAGAGAAGAAGATGATATATTGCTTGAACCTACTTTGGATGGTTCTTATAAAGATATGAAGGAATATTTAGAAAAAAATAAAGGAAAAGAGCTGCCAACGGCTTTATTTGCATTTAATGATATTATTGCACTTGGCGCTATGAGGGCTATGCAGGAGAAAGGTATTAGTATACCAAAAGATATATCTATTATTGGATTTGATGATATACCATTTTCTTCATTAAGCAACCCTAATATGACAACAGTTAAGGTTTATACGGAAGAAATGGGAAGTATAGCAGTGAGAAGGCTTATAGATAAAATAAACGATGAAGGAGAAAATGTTCCGTTGAAAATAGAAATTGATACAAAGCTTATAGAAAGAAGTAGTGTAGCTAAACTAATTAAATAA
- a CDS encoding DUF4038 domain-containing protein, producing MSQIIVEKNSRIFKKDNKQFFYLADTCWSAFTNITLEEWEYYLNLRKTQGFNVIQINILPQWDASGTELNYYPLPCDDSFPKIFKFTEFNQEYFDRARHMCEMAKEKGFELALVVLWCNYVPNTWASKMFSKMSSNNIMPYEFIDKYIEKVNETFSDLNPIYVISGDTDFDGEDTKEYYLKAANKLRKLAPDLLQTLHIRGRLEVIPEEFIELIDFYMYQSGHNAENPAMPYLLAKNFYEKYPAKPIINSEPCYEQMGYSRNMYGRFYQFDVRRAAWMSLLSGACAGVTYGAHGIYSWHKIGKRFGLGIGEGFDSPNPWNDAVKYPGAWDYGYIKYMLDLYGIHELIPIDKIMNSTDDIRMASTRGEDKILIYVPANTNVRIDKNLSSYDIKIIDMVSKNVFIPSVEVKDEKTTIYMHSFEKDVVIVMRKK from the coding sequence ATGTCACAAATTATAGTTGAAAAGAATAGTCGTATATTTAAAAAAGATAACAAACAATTTTTTTATTTAGCAGATACCTGTTGGAGTGCATTTACTAATATTACATTAGAAGAATGGGAATATTATTTAAATTTAAGAAAAACTCAAGGCTTCAACGTGATTCAAATAAATATACTTCCTCAATGGGATGCGAGTGGAACAGAGCTTAACTATTATCCGTTACCATGTGATGATAGTTTCCCTAAAATTTTTAAATTTACTGAATTCAATCAAGAGTATTTTGACCGTGCTAGACATATGTGTGAAATGGCTAAGGAAAAAGGATTTGAATTAGCACTTGTAGTACTATGGTGTAATTATGTTCCTAATACTTGGGCTAGCAAGATGTTTAGCAAGATGTCCAGTAATAATATTATGCCCTATGAATTTATAGATAAATATATTGAAAAAGTAAATGAAACTTTTTCGGATTTAAATCCAATTTATGTAATTAGTGGAGACACAGATTTTGATGGTGAAGATACTAAAGAGTATTATTTAAAAGCAGCTAATAAATTGAGAAAATTAGCACCTGACTTATTGCAGACTTTACATATAAGGGGAAGGCTGGAGGTTATTCCGGAAGAATTCATTGAACTTATTGATTTTTATATGTATCAATCAGGACACAATGCTGAAAATCCAGCTATGCCTTACTTGCTTGCTAAAAACTTTTATGAAAAATATCCAGCTAAACCTATAATAAATTCAGAACCATGTTACGAGCAAATGGGTTATAGTAGAAATATGTATGGTAGGTTTTATCAATTTGATGTTAGAAGAGCAGCTTGGATGAGTTTACTTTCAGGAGCTTGTGCAGGAGTAACCTATGGAGCACACGGTATTTATAGTTGGCATAAGATAGGAAAAAGATTTGGTTTAGGAATAGGAGAAGGCTTTGATAGTCCTAATCCTTGGAATGATGCTGTTAAATATCCAGGTGCATGGGATTATGGATATATAAAATATATGTTAGATTTATATGGAATTCATGAATTAATTCCTATAGATAAAATCATGAATTCAACTGATGATATTAGAATGGCATCAACTAGAGGTGAAGATAAAATATTAATTTATGTACCTGCAAATACAAATGTTAGAATAGACAAGAATTTATCGTCATATGATATTAAAATTATTGATATGGTAAGTAAAAATGTATTTATTCCAAGTGTTGAAGTTAAAGATGAAAAAACAACAATTTATATGCATAGTTTTGAAAAAGATGTTGTTATTGTTATGAGAAAAAAATAA
- a CDS encoding L-fucose/L-arabinose isomerase family protein — MKEFKIKLGVAATRRSIFSKEDAIRYKDLTCERLKELEVDFVNIDDINEEGLLFAEAHLEAVIEKFKKEKVDALFFPHCNFGTEDLVAKVAAKMQLPVLLWGPRDDAPLTDGTRLRDSQCGLFATGKILRRFKVPFTYIPNSSLEDEAFERGIRNFIAATNVVKELGSLRILQISTRPSSFWTMMCNEGELLEKFGIQIYPISMTEFVAKVKKVKAEETEKVQDTIKYMKEVLDITVSEEIVENVAALKVAYTELTGEYGCSAVAIQCWTALQDELKIMPCMANALMTDEGIPVVCETDIHGAITSVIAQAATMGQASPFFADWTVVHPTNKNGELLQHCGCFPISLTKKNQKAKIATPFALESGCSGASYAEIEGGDISLLRFDGDNGEYSMLLGKAKGIEGPYIQGAYLWVEVENLSRLEDKLVTGPYVHHCTGIHKDVLPVIYEACKYIPNLKPDFYDDVEEEVKAWIRGE; from the coding sequence ATGAAAGAATTTAAAATTAAATTAGGAGTTGCTGCAACTCGTAGATCAATATTTAGTAAGGAAGATGCTATAAGATATAAAGATTTAACTTGTGAAAGATTAAAGGAATTAGAAGTGGATTTTGTAAATATAGATGATATAAATGAAGAAGGCTTGTTGTTTGCAGAAGCACATTTAGAAGCAGTAATAGAAAAATTCAAAAAAGAAAAGGTTGATGCTTTATTCTTTCCACATTGTAATTTTGGGACAGAGGATTTAGTTGCTAAAGTAGCTGCAAAGATGCAATTACCAGTATTATTATGGGGACCTCGTGATGACGCACCTTTAACAGATGGAACAAGACTTAGAGACAGCCAATGTGGATTATTTGCAACTGGTAAAATATTAAGACGTTTTAAAGTACCATTTACTTATATTCCAAATTCATCATTAGAGGATGAAGCTTTTGAAAGAGGAATTAGAAATTTCATAGCGGCTACTAATGTGGTTAAAGAACTTGGTAGTTTAAGAATACTTCAAATTTCCACACGTCCATCATCTTTCTGGACAATGATGTGTAATGAAGGTGAATTGTTAGAAAAGTTTGGAATTCAAATTTATCCGATTTCAATGACAGAATTTGTAGCAAAAGTAAAAAAGGTTAAAGCAGAAGAAACTGAGAAAGTACAAGATACTATTAAATATATGAAAGAAGTATTAGACATTACTGTTTCAGAAGAAATAGTCGAAAATGTTGCAGCATTAAAAGTTGCATATACTGAATTAACAGGCGAATATGGATGTAGTGCAGTTGCTATCCAGTGTTGGACAGCTCTTCAGGATGAATTGAAAATTATGCCATGTATGGCTAATGCCTTGATGACTGATGAAGGAATTCCAGTTGTATGTGAAACCGATATTCATGGAGCAATAACTTCGGTAATAGCTCAAGCGGCAACTATGGGACAAGCTTCACCATTCTTTGCAGATTGGACTGTAGTACATCCAACTAATAAAAATGGAGAGCTTCTTCAACACTGTGGATGTTTTCCAATATCTTTAACTAAGAAGAATCAAAAAGCAAAAATTGCAACACCATTTGCTTTGGAAAGTGGATGTAGTGGAGCTTCTTATGCTGAAATAGAAGGTGGAGATATATCATTATTAAGATTTGATGGAGATAATGGAGAATATTCAATGTTATTAGGAAAAGCTAAAGGCATTGAAGGACCATATATTCAAGGAGCCTATTTATGGGTAGAAGTAGAAAATCTATCAAGACTTGAAGATAAGCTTGTAACTGGTCCATACGTTCATCATTGTACAGGAATTCATAAGGATGTATTACCAGTTATATATGAAGCTTGCAAGTATATACCTAATTTAAAACCTGACTTTTATGATGATGTTGAAGAAGAAGTAAAAGCTTGGATTCGTGGAGAGTAA
- a CDS encoding FGGY-family carbohydrate kinase, producing MAKYIIGIDQSTQGTKALLFNEEGTLVQRTDLPHEQIVNDKGWVSHNPMEIYHNTIEVVKNLIKKAKVNRNEIVGVGISNQRETTIVWDKETGRSIDNAIVWQCSRATEICERLEKIEKAELVRQKTGMNLSPYFPAAKIWWLLEHVEGAKLKAEADKLYFGTMDSWLIYKLTKGAVYKTDYSNASRTQLFNIMELKWDEEVCELFGINPNNLAEVCDSNSNFGETDFEGFLDKAIPIHSVLGDSHGALFGQGCLEPGRIKTTYGTGSSIMMNIGEKPVLSTHGVVTSLAWGMNGKVNYVLEGNINYTGAVITWLKDDLKLIASPTETEQVAFEANSDDQLYLIPAFTGLGAPYWDSKATGTILGITRTTGRAEIVRAGLESIAYQITDVVKAMSKDSGIVIEELCVDGGPTGNKYLMQFQSDILQMAVQVPDSEELSGIGVAYAAGMALGVYDKTIFNKIKKIKFESKMDTNLRKKKYQGWLAAVQNILVKK from the coding sequence ATGGCAAAATATATTATAGGAATAGACCAAAGTACTCAAGGAACAAAGGCACTTTTGTTTAATGAAGAAGGAACTCTTGTACAAAGAACAGATTTACCACATGAACAAATTGTTAATGACAAAGGCTGGGTATCTCATAATCCCATGGAAATATATCATAATACAATTGAAGTGGTTAAGAATTTGATCAAAAAGGCCAAAGTTAATAGAAATGAGATTGTAGGTGTAGGAATAAGTAATCAAAGGGAAACTACAATTGTATGGGATAAAGAAACAGGAAGATCAATTGATAATGCTATTGTATGGCAATGTTCTAGAGCAACGGAGATATGTGAACGTTTAGAAAAAATAGAGAAAGCAGAACTTGTTCGTCAAAAGACGGGCATGAATTTATCACCTTATTTTCCAGCAGCAAAGATATGGTGGTTACTTGAACATGTTGAAGGAGCAAAATTAAAGGCTGAAGCTGATAAGTTGTATTTTGGTACAATGGATAGTTGGTTAATTTATAAGCTTACAAAAGGAGCTGTTTATAAAACAGATTATTCAAATGCCTCTAGAACTCAGCTGTTCAATATAATGGAACTGAAATGGGACGAAGAAGTATGTGAATTATTTGGAATAAACCCAAATAATCTAGCAGAAGTATGTGACTCTAATTCAAACTTTGGAGAAACAGATTTTGAAGGATTTTTAGATAAGGCAATACCGATTCATAGTGTATTAGGTGATTCGCATGGAGCACTTTTTGGACAAGGATGTTTAGAACCAGGAAGGATTAAAACTACATATGGGACAGGCTCTTCAATTATGATGAATATTGGTGAAAAACCAGTTTTAAGTACTCATGGGGTAGTAACATCACTAGCATGGGGGATGAATGGAAAAGTTAATTATGTGTTAGAAGGAAATATAAACTATACAGGTGCAGTTATTACATGGCTTAAGGATGATCTGAAATTAATTGCGTCACCAACGGAAACTGAACAAGTTGCATTTGAAGCGAATTCAGATGATCAGTTATATTTAATACCTGCATTTACAGGGCTTGGAGCACCTTATTGGGATAGTAAAGCAACGGGAACAATTTTAGGAATTACTAGAACCACAGGCAGAGCTGAAATAGTGAGGGCTGGATTAGAATCCATAGCGTATCAAATCACAGATGTAGTAAAAGCCATGAGTAAAGATTCTGGTATTGTGATTGAAGAACTTTGTGTAGATGGAGGCCCAACTGGAAATAAATATTTGATGCAGTTTCAAAGTGATATACTCCAAATGGCGGTTCAGGTTCCAGATTCAGAAGAATTATCAGGAATTGGAGTAGCATATGCAGCAGGTATGGCGCTTGGAGTGTATGATAAAACAATTTTTAATAAGATAAAGAAAATTAAATTTGAATCTAAAATGGACACTAATCTTAGAAAAAAAAAATATCAGGGTTGGCTTGCGGCTGTACAGAATATTTTAGTTAAAAAGTAG
- a CDS encoding transketolase family protein: protein MNKISNRQVICDTLMELAKEDKDIMVLTCDSRGSASMGAFAAEFPEQFVEVGIAEQDSVGIAAGLATCGKKPYVASPACFLSMRGVEQIKVDVAYSKTNVKLIGISGGVSYGALGMTHHSLQDIAVIRAIPDIAVLLPADRFETKKMIEAFQKYNKPAYIRIGRNPVEDVYENENFEFEIGKSNMLHEGNDITIIAAGETVKVALDASKELYAKGIGCRVLSMHTIKPLDNEAIIKAAKETKGIITIEEHSIYGGLGAAVSEVVCQMAPTKMKILGIADEAPITGNTKEVFNYYGLTAENLVKVAEELLN, encoded by the coding sequence ATGAATAAAATTTCTAATCGTCAGGTAATATGTGATACATTAATGGAACTTGCAAAAGAAGATAAAGATATTATGGTTTTAACTTGTGATTCTAGAGGATCAGCATCAATGGGAGCCTTTGCCGCTGAATTTCCAGAACAATTTGTTGAAGTGGGAATTGCAGAACAAGATTCAGTAGGAATTGCAGCAGGACTTGCAACTTGTGGTAAAAAGCCTTATGTTGCTTCGCCAGCTTGTTTTTTATCTATGAGAGGTGTTGAACAAATAAAAGTTGATGTTGCATATTCAAAAACTAATGTTAAGTTAATCGGAATTAGTGGTGGTGTAAGCTATGGCGCACTAGGGATGACACATCATTCACTTCAAGATATTGCTGTTATTAGAGCTATTCCAGATATTGCAGTATTGCTTCCAGCAGATAGATTTGAAACAAAAAAGATGATTGAAGCCTTTCAAAAATATAATAAGCCTGCATACATTCGAATTGGAAGAAATCCAGTAGAAGATGTTTATGAAAATGAAAACTTTGAATTTGAAATCGGAAAATCAAATATGCTTCATGAAGGCAATGACATTACAATAATTGCTGCAGGAGAAACAGTCAAAGTCGCATTAGATGCAAGTAAAGAATTATACGCTAAAGGCATAGGCTGCAGAGTTCTTAGCATGCACACTATAAAACCTTTAGATAATGAAGCAATCATAAAAGCAGCTAAAGAAACAAAAGGAATTATTACAATAGAGGAACACAGTATTTACGGTGGTCTTGGGGCAGCAGTATCTGAAGTTGTTTGTCAAATGGCTCCTACAAAAATGAAAATACTTGGAATAGCAGATGAAGCACCTATAACAGGAAATACTAAAGAAGTATTTAATTACTATGGATTAACAGCAGAAAATTTAGTTAAGGTAGCAGAAGAACTTCTAAATTAA
- a CDS encoding transketolase, translating into MEREVIDLELKARQIRKGVLDMVYSSKAGHVGGSMSSIDILTTLYYKVLNINPKNFSDPDRDRFILSKGHVAESLYYILGDKGFFDKEKLKTYSQYGSTLIGHPNNKNNGVEVNTGSLGHGLSIAVGMALAGKRDHKNYRVFTLMGDGEQAEGSVWEGAMAAANYKLDNLVGIVDRNGLQISGTTEEVMALKDLSSKWTSFGWKVVEVDGNNIEELLKVFYKIPAKEGKPTMVIAKTIKGKGISYMEDNVKWHHGVPTEEEYNQAVKELEGGTI; encoded by the coding sequence ATGGAAAGAGAAGTGATAGACTTAGAACTAAAAGCAAGACAAATAAGAAAAGGTGTTCTTGATATGGTTTATTCATCTAAAGCAGGTCATGTTGGAGGATCTATGTCTAGTATTGATATTTTAACAACACTTTATTATAAAGTACTAAATATTAACCCTAAAAATTTTAGTGATCCTGACAGGGATAGATTTATATTAAGTAAAGGGCATGTTGCAGAATCTCTTTATTATATTTTGGGGGATAAAGGATTCTTTGATAAAGAAAAATTGAAAACTTACAGTCAATATGGTTCTACATTAATTGGCCATCCTAATAATAAAAATAATGGTGTTGAAGTAAACACAGGATCTTTGGGACATGGATTATCAATAGCTGTAGGAATGGCATTGGCAGGTAAACGTGATCATAAGAATTATAGAGTTTTTACACTTATGGGAGATGGAGAACAAGCTGAAGGTTCTGTTTGGGAAGGGGCTATGGCAGCTGCTAATTACAAATTAGACAATTTAGTAGGAATAGTTGATCGAAATGGCCTTCAAATATCAGGAACGACTGAAGAAGTAATGGCCTTAAAAGATTTAAGTAGTAAATGGACAAGTTTTGGCTGGAAAGTAGTAGAGGTAGATGGAAACAACATCGAAGAATTATTAAAAGTATTCTATAAGATTCCTGCTAAAGAAGGAAAACCAACAATGGTTATTGCAAAAACAATTAAAGGTAAAGGAATTTCTTATATGGAAGACAATGTAAAATGGCATCATGGAGTTCCAACAGAAGAGGAATATAATCAAGCTGTCAAAGAATTAGAAGGAGGAACTATATAA
- a CDS encoding alpha-glucuronidase family glycosyl hydrolase yields MIDKESKLYSCWLNHDGIKNSKYKEYLEEIYVSCKSEIIDSALSELKRALKGSDNDEKTQVIHENEKDVTGFKYISLVKKEDNSLVNDGYKIKYTVTDEKTECISVSARNDTGILYGVFALLRLFEQNKQLKGMEIIDNPKKDLRLINHWDNLDGTIERGFAGTSILFESNRNKEIMKEVMKEIGGITATSRALRKAFNDDYQVATDLDRINDYARMLSSVGINGAIINNTNVHEAETYLIDKKINIVKTISDIFNKWGIKTYLSINFAAPITLKDLETADPLDEEVKEWWKKKVQYVYSVIPNLGGFMVKADSEGRPGPFTYGRNHADGANMLGEALALYGGILIWRCFVYNCRQDWRDHSIDRAKAAYDCFEPLDGEFLDNVYLQIKNGPLDFQVREPISPLFGAMDKTNKLLELQITQEYTGQQKHVCYLIPLWKEALNIITYANGDSESNIAKRVGGINAIVNVGSDETWTGHFLAQANLYGYGRLAWNSELTSEEISEEWINITFGDNELVMKNVRKILLNSWRAYENYTAPLGIGWMVSPGHHYGPDVDGYEFSPWGTYHRADCKGIGIDRTLESGTGYAGQYNEPLRSKYNNLETCPDDLLLFFHHVPYTHVLKSGKTVIQHIYDTHFEGYKVVEEFISKWKELANIIDKTLYEQVLERLNIQLDSARDWRDQVNTYFYRMSGIEDEKGRTIY; encoded by the coding sequence ATGATAGACAAAGAGAGTAAATTATATTCTTGTTGGTTAAATCATGATGGAATAAAAAATAGTAAGTATAAAGAATACCTTGAAGAGATTTATGTTTCTTGCAAAAGTGAAATCATAGATTCAGCATTATCAGAACTAAAGAGAGCACTTAAAGGAAGTGATAATGATGAAAAAACTCAAGTAATTCATGAAAATGAAAAAGATGTTACTGGTTTTAAGTATATAAGTTTAGTTAAAAAAGAAGACAATAGCTTAGTTAATGATGGGTATAAAATAAAATATACTGTAACTGATGAAAAAACTGAATGTATAAGTGTTTCTGCTAGGAACGATACTGGTATCCTTTATGGAGTATTTGCATTATTGCGTTTATTTGAACAAAATAAGCAGCTTAAAGGCATGGAAATCATAGATAATCCAAAGAAAGATCTCAGATTAATAAACCATTGGGACAACCTTGACGGAACTATAGAACGTGGATTTGCAGGTACATCTATACTTTTTGAAAGCAACCGCAATAAAGAGATTATGAAAGAAGTTATGAAGGAAATAGGAGGCATAACAGCAACTAGTAGAGCTTTAAGAAAAGCATTTAATGATGACTATCAAGTAGCAACAGATTTAGATAGGATTAATGATTATGCTAGAATGCTTTCTTCAGTTGGAATCAACGGAGCAATCATAAATAATACTAATGTTCATGAAGCTGAAACATATTTAATAGATAAGAAAATAAATATTGTAAAAACTATCAGTGACATATTTAATAAATGGGGAATTAAAACTTATTTAAGTATTAATTTTGCAGCACCAATTACCTTGAAGGATTTAGAGACTGCTGATCCTTTAGATGAAGAGGTGAAAGAATGGTGGAAGAAAAAAGTTCAATATGTATATAGTGTAATTCCAAACTTAGGTGGGTTTATGGTAAAGGCTGATTCAGAGGGAAGACCGGGACCATTTACTTATGGACGTAATCATGCAGATGGAGCCAATATGCTTGGAGAAGCACTGGCACTATATGGAGGAATATTAATATGGAGATGCTTTGTATATAACTGCAGACAAGATTGGAGAGATCATTCAATAGATAGAGCTAAGGCAGCATATGATTGTTTTGAGCCATTAGATGGAGAATTTTTAGATAATGTATATCTTCAAATTAAAAATGGTCCATTAGATTTCCAAGTTAGAGAACCAATATCACCGTTATTTGGAGCTATGGATAAAACTAATAAATTATTGGAACTTCAAATAACTCAAGAATACACAGGACAGCAGAAACACGTTTGCTATTTAATCCCTTTGTGGAAAGAAGCATTAAATATTATAACTTATGCAAATGGGGATAGTGAAAGTAACATAGCTAAAAGAGTCGGTGGTATAAATGCAATAGTTAATGTAGGTAGCGATGAAACTTGGACAGGTCATTTCTTAGCTCAAGCAAATCTTTATGGATATGGAAGACTTGCTTGGAATAGTGAGCTTACAAGTGAAGAAATCTCAGAAGAATGGATTAACATTACTTTTGGAGATAACGAATTAGTAATGAAAAATGTAAGGAAAATATTATTGAATTCTTGGAGAGCTTATGAAAATTATACAGCACCACTTGGAATAGGCTGGATGGTATCACCAGGACATCACTATGGACCAGATGTAGATGGATATGAATTTTCTCCATGGGGAACTTATCATAGAGCAGACTGCAAAGGAATTGGAATTGACCGTACTCTAGAAAGTGGTACAGGCTATGCGGGTCAATATAATGAACCACTTAGAAGTAAGTATAATAATTTAGAAACTTGTCCAGATGATTTGCTATTATTTTTCCACCATGTTCCTTATACACATGTATTGAAATCAGGAAAAACTGTTATCCAACATATTTATGACACACATTTTGAAGGTTACAAAGTTGTAGAAGAATTTATAAGCAAGTGGAAAGAGCTAGCGAATATAATAGATAAGACTTTATATGAGCAAGTTCTTGAACGACTTAATATACAATTGGATAGTGCTAGAGATTGGAGAGACCAAGTTAATACTTATTTTTATAGAATGTCTGGAATAGAAGACGAAAAGGGTAGAACAATATACTAG
- the uxuA gene encoding mannonate dehydratase has translation MEMTLRWFGKEADSVTLEQIRQIPGVTGVVTTLYDTMPGEVWPLERIKEMKAEVEAAGLRVAGIESVNIHDSIKVGAPDRDKYIANYITTLERLGQEGIDVVCYNFMPVFDWTRSDLAKVRPDGSTVLSYDQELVDKINPENLLSSMDSKANGFMLPGWEPERMAKIKELFELYKDVDNEKLFNNLKYFLEAIMPTCEKYNIKMAIHPDDPSWPVFGLPRIMTCKENLLRLVTMVDSPCNGVTLCTGSLGSNMNNDIPDIIRALKGKIHFAHVRNIKHIAPGKFDEAAHLSSDGSLDMYEIMKALYEIGFKGIVRPDHGRMIWGEVAMPGYGLYDRALGVAYLNGILESLRKQL, from the coding sequence ATGGAAATGACACTAAGATGGTTTGGAAAAGAAGCAGATTCAGTAACATTAGAACAAATTAGACAAATTCCAGGAGTAACAGGAGTAGTTACTACCTTATATGACACAATGCCTGGAGAAGTGTGGCCATTAGAGAGAATTAAAGAGATGAAGGCAGAAGTTGAAGCGGCAGGCTTAAGAGTTGCAGGAATAGAAAGCGTTAATATACATGATTCGATTAAGGTTGGTGCACCTGATAGAGATAAATATATTGCTAATTATATTACTACTTTAGAAAGACTTGGGCAAGAAGGGATAGATGTTGTTTGTTATAATTTCATGCCTGTATTTGATTGGACAAGATCTGATCTTGCTAAAGTAAGACCTGATGGTTCAACAGTGTTATCTTACGATCAAGAACTTGTAGATAAAATCAATCCTGAAAACTTATTATCTTCTATGGATTCAAAAGCCAATGGATTTATGCTTCCAGGTTGGGAGCCAGAACGTATGGCTAAAATTAAAGAATTATTTGAACTTTATAAAGATGTAGATAATGAAAAATTATTTAACAACTTAAAGTACTTCTTAGAAGCAATAATGCCAACCTGTGAAAAATATAATATAAAAATGGCAATACATCCAGATGATCCATCTTGGCCAGTATTTGGACTTCCAAGAATTATGACTTGTAAGGAAAATTTATTAAGATTAGTAACTATGGTGGACAGTCCTTGTAATGGAGTTACCTTGTGTACAGGGTCATTAGGTTCTAATATGAATAACGATATTCCAGATATCATAAGAGCATTAAAGGGAAAAATTCATTTTGCCCATGTTAGAAACATTAAGCATATTGCTCCAGGAAAATTTGATGAAGCTGCACATTTATCTTCTGATGGATCTTTAGATATGTATGAAATTATGAAAGCCTTATATGAAATCGGATTTAAAGGAATTGTAAGACCAGATCATGGACGTATGATTTGGGGAGAAGTAGCTATGCCTGGATATGGACTTTATGATAGAGCCCTTGGAGTGGCATACTTAAATGGAATTTTGGAAAGTCTTAGAAAACAGTTATAA